The window CATCTGAGATCTAACATGTCATTTGATGCCTGTTGCAGAGAATTGCTGAGAGTCTCAACATGACTGAGAGGAAAGTGAGGAATGCTACTGAGGTACTAatgttttttgtatttatggatcattattcaatttcaaatggATTCTGCATTTCCATCCTAATAAGACTCATCTTTACAGGCAGTCAGCAAGGTTTTCTCTCTTGACAGAGAAGCATACCCCTCTTTAAATGGTCTTCCCGGAGAAACTCTTCATAGTGTAAGTACACGACTCATATCTTCTTCATATTATGGTTTTCTCATTGATTCTAATTTAAGTGATTATGCAGTACATTGCAGATACTCACATCGAGAATAACCCATGGACTGGAGTTGATGAATGGGCGCTTAAGGTACTACAACCCCAGAAAAGCTCTTTTTGAATATGATATTACATTAGAGATCCCTCTTTGTCCCTCCTAATTTTAGAGAGAAGCATAATTAAGTgtcaaaatattcatcttaAGTTAGGATCACATGCACCGTTATGAGTACGCTTTCTCTAAGCTTATGTATTTACAACATTCAAGTTTCATTCTTTTATCCTGCTCCTTTCCTTTCAGTTGCAAATATGTTCTTATGTTAAATGAGACCAAAATGAACCAAAACATAGGGGAAGTAAACATGGTTTGTGTGTTTGCAGGATGAAGTAGATAAACTTATTAGTGTGACGTTGCGAGAAAGGGAACAGGATATTATCCGTCTATACTATGGCCTAGATAATGAATGCCTCACTTGGGAAGACATTAGCAGACGGTATGGACTCTACCTAAGTTGTGTTCCTTGGCTTGGATTAAATTGATGATGAATTCACTGAACCATTTTGTTGGTAAATTTTCAGGATAGGGTTGtcgagagagagagtaagGCAGGTGGGGCTCGTGGCGCTAGAGAAATTAAAACATGCTGCCAGGAAAAGCGGATTGGAGGCAATGTTGGTGCAACACTGATAGCTATAAATACTGTGAGcttaatgtatatatagagcAGAAAAAGGACGTTATACATGAGGATCATATGCCATTTTTACACAATATTCATAAGGATGTACTTACAATTTTTAGACATGTTAGATCTCTGTCTGATGTCTATGATTTCATACAACTACTAACCATATTCACTTCACATTGCCAACACAAAATGGCTAACAATTGTTAGGAGAAGCTAATGCTGCCATATGCGAAATAATTGAAGGCTGGACATACGTAGAAATAGTTGAGTTATGATAGTAGATGTTGATACATCGAACTACTAGACAGTTTTAGCTAGGAAAAAGCCAAATTCCTAGCTCCcaacacataaaacaaaacaagcaCTAGGCACACAAACATCATGTGGAGggctaagcacgaccatcccACAAGCATAGGCCGTTAGCTTTTTCCATCCTCAGCAGCTTTTCAACTTGTGCTGGCGGGTTTAGACCAAATTTATTAGCTCGCTCCCAGCGATCCAGACGATTCATACCTATGCAGGGCCCATAAGCCATGTTCATGTCAAATTGCCTCAGAACCTCCTCTTTCTCATCATACTCTTCTGCATTATGTCAAAATGCATTGCATCAGAAATTATCTTTAACCAACCTCTCTTTCAGAGTAAGCATTGGCACTGCCTTGTGTCATCTTTTGAATATAGAAAGCTTTGTTCATTTCACAAGTATTGTTCCCACGAAACACCCTATCTGCCATCTTAGTTTCTAAGTAAgtagaaaaaagagaaaagaaggTAACAGTGCGATCTGGTTTTGAAACATACTACTGTAACAGAAATACTGCAAAAACACTATAAGAAACAATTGCAAACTCCATGAGCATCTTTACAATATGATTCTTCAAAAAGTTGAAAACATAGTTTCAATGCTAGGTTATAACTACTCAAAAATCACACTTAGATGGAGGCACTAacttaatttagaatttaaccttattaaattagtttggTTGTTgacctaatttaattagtgaatccaCTTATGAATTAGCTCAATTTAATCAGccatatttatgtaaatataaatgtatttgtatttaaattaattaatttaattagttgataCAAAAATggtttagttaattaaatggATTCTGTCATGTAATGAAGTTGCCTTGTTGGCTTAATGTACTAAGCAAATTCTGTTATTTAATGAAGTCCTGTTGGTCATTTAATGAAGTAGGAGTACTTATAGGTTAATGGATAATATAGATTACATATATGTGTGtacaattgaaaattataaaaggtaagtgaacaaaaatattattttgaatttgatttgatgtAAATGATCGGAACAAAAATCACCTTTTGACCAGACATTTACATTCAAATGAGTTtggtaaaaataattgaaaaaccTTATGATTTTCCTGAAACTTCAGTAGATAGTTGAATCTCCAATGAAATTGCCACAAGAATGCTGTActtacaaaattgaaatctcAAAAAACATGGaggaaatattatataaattcagaaatgaaaaaagcaaaataaagtTCGAAACACAGAGAAAGCAATTGAACGATCATTAGCTCTTTATCATAAGGGTGAAAAACTTAAGAAGGtaaaaaattagggttcacGCAATCGTTTGGTTGCAAACAAATGAACAATAGGATTGAGTAAAGGAGGCATAGTAGGAGAGGAGGTTACCTTGAAGATCGAGAGTAGCATGGGAGATTAGAGCCGGGGGCTGGACAACGTCGGAGCCGAAGGAGGCGGATTTGTTGCTCTTCTTCGCCGCTCCAGgctttcctttctttttctctcggAAAAATCCTTTGACCCCCGTCGACGCCATTGATTTGATACTGATCTCAACcgtgaaatttgaaatttgaattgggGGATTAGGGATTCGGATTTTGTTCAGAGAGGGGAAATTGCAGAAAAACCCTCCGATTTTAAATAAACTACAAGAAATCCCTTTAATGGGCTTCACTAATACTGGCCCATATGAGTTAAGGCCTAAGCCCATTTATAAATGCTCCATGGTCCAATCCAATCCAATCCATTATTCCTGGGAAAGCTAAGCAAAGGcaatttaattgctttcttCTCCGGCGCCATGAATGAATGAGGCATAGCTCATTACAATGGAAGAAAACAAGGCGcagcaacagcagcagcaATTGTTGCAGCAACAGCTGCTGATGCAACAGATCCAAAGGCAGAAAGATGCCATGTCACGGTTCCCCTCCAACATCGACGCCCATCTCCGCCCTCAGGGCCAGGCTCAGGCTCAGCACCCCTCTCTTCTCCAATCCCGCCCTCTcactaaccctaaccctaatcCTAATTCTGCTCCCCAACAACCGAATCAGCTCCACCCCAATCCCAATTCCATcccaaaccctaaccctaattCCTCTTCTGCATCGACTACTGTAATTAACCAGCAGCAGCCGCACAAGGCTTCTCTCCAGCTTGCTTATCAAGACGCTTGGCGCGTCTGTCATCCCGACTTCAAGCGCCCTTTCTCTTCCCTCGAGGATGCCTGCGAGAGGTTTTTCTTGCAACTTAAATCTCTTTTCATTTCTCGCAAACTGTCTTCTTGCTCAGTCATTGCTGTTTTCACTCTTAAATACTTTTGTggattcatttctttttcttcttcttcttcgtggTTTTGCATTGTGAATCGTGGTCTGTATTACCCTGGGCATAAAATTGGGGAGTTGGatgatgtttaattttaaatcaatcaaGGACAAGATACTTAAAGGCCTTACCTTTTTATTAGGTGTTCTGTTGTATCCTCATCTGCAATATTAGACCCATAAGATGCAGTGCATAAAAAGCTAATGTATTTATGGTTGTTCAGTGCCATGCTCTTTATTTGGCTGATAAATAAATCATTGAGCTTTAGATCGGGCATCCACGACAAAAGAAACGTTAGagttaaacaaaattaaaccaaactCACTTTCTTTTGAATTGGAATGTTATTTTGCCTGTCTTACATTTTACCCACCTTTTACTTCAACTATAAGGAAATGAAAACGAAAAAAGGGGACAGTGTAGTGGGTACTCTTCTTTAGCTTCTCTGATGGTATAGGAACCTGAATACGGGCAACCCACTGCTGTTGCTTTTATAATTCTTACTGGGAGCATAACCATTACAAATTTTAACTGTTTTTCTCTCTTGAACTGTGCATAGGCTATTACCATATCATGTTGTGGCAGACTATGAAGCAGAGGAAGATGACAAGATCCTTGATACAGCCACCACAGGCCAAATTCTTTCTCGCTCTCAGCAGTGGGACAATAACATTGCTGCCAAAGTAGCAGAATTCACAGCTACATTCGAGAAGCAAGTCCTGGCATTCAACATTATTTCCCGCAAACGGGGTCTTGGGGAGTTTCGGACTGAAGAAAAGTTGATGATGGAGCAATTCCTCTTACAAGAGGAGAAGCGGTCACTGCTGGAATTAAGGGCGGAAATGGATTCGAGGCAAAAGGCCAGTCGAGAAAGTCATGAAGCAAATATGCGGATGGCAGCCATGGCACATGATCAAGCTCGTGCAGAATCACAAGCGCATGCAGAAATGATGGCTCGGGCTCCGATAAGAGGAAGTGCACTTGGTTCTCGTGGTAATAGCACGATTTCTGACATGGGTGAGCAAGAGCAGGAATTCCATCAGGATGAAATTATGAATGGGTGGGGGAGCAATGCACAGAAAGATGATAGGGAGCCATCTGAAGACTTTTTGAATGATGATGAAACAGAAAATGGAGATAATGCTTTGCAAAGCGAGTGGCCTGAAGGAGGTGAGTTAGATCTGAATGCAAGATAATTTGTTCATCTTCAGAATAACACAGCTCAGGGTTAATAGTTTGAGGCTTTAATATGGCACCACACCGTTCATTTCAATCAGCATTGTGTTATTGAAATAGGCTCGAGTTCAATCATCTTTGTAGTTTTCTTTGATATTATGATTGTGGTTGTTTGTGAGTAACAAAAGAGATCATGAAAGGATGTATGTTGTTGGTCTATCCATCTTGTatatctttccttttttgtatCACCTGATAATGCCTCTATTTCCTCCcttgctctctctctctctaaggTGATGTTTGTCTACTTGAACATACAATGATCCATCTGATTGTTTGAAGGTGACTAGGTGAGGTTTAAAATTGGCACTTGGCACTTACCATGTCTCTTTTGAATGGAGCCCCCCTTTTTTACATAGGGCAAGCAAGCATCACTATATCTCAAGGTTTGGCGATTTTTGTTACACTGGTTTCTGATTAGTTAAATACTGActtacaattttaaaagtgGTATTGGTCGAAAATACAATCAACTTTGGattaaatttggtattttttacGACCATGAGTTGttgataaaatcataaattttagtCTGGTTTAAATTCATGCAACATATTCAAACCTTCGTCACATTTTGCGTGTGACATGGACGCCGATCGGCTGCCGTGCGATCGGCGCCTAGATGGCACTCGGCGCGCTGCGCCGTGACGGGCTGTGCCAGACGCTGTTCGGCACACAGTTTGGTGCGTGCCGATCGTGCACGGATcggtatttttttctttatttcaccTATAAAATACACtgctcacatttcatttttttcacccAATTCTGACTTCTCTCTGAAAATCCCAATTTTCTCACTTCTCTCTAAAAAATGGCTTCCAATGGTGAAGACCAATAGATGAGCTCGTTTCGCAAGCCTTGTGGGAAGGGACAACGCACCAACTGGAGCGACTCAGGCAGACAGACTTTTGAGAAAAAACAACCGAACAAGAGTTGAAAATAATAGACATCATCCCTGACCAAActtttgagaaaaaaacaaCTGATCAAGAGATAATAATAGACATAACATCTAGTCTGGAGTAAAGTAGCAGCCGAACAAGCCTTATAAGTGATAAGTTCCTACTCAAATTACATAATCCAGACACAACAAAACATGAGTAGTTGACAGAGACATACACGAGTTGATTATTACAAAACCTAAAAACAAACCAAACTAAACTAAACCAGACCAAACCAACATGAGTACAAGTTAGAAAAGCCTACACAAGTAGCGCTAGTCAAGTTTGGAGTTTATAAAAGAACATTTATGCTAATAAAACAGTTAGTGATCAGCATCCATCTTGTTCAATTGGAAACCACCTTCATCGTTCTTATGCACCTCAACCTTAAACTTCTCCTCTTTACCACCTCTTTTCACTTTCAGAAGCATGTCAAATTTGGCAGATGATTCAACAACCTATCCAGGGGAATTAAGTTTTACACACATTAGTTAAATAAAAGTtggcaaaatgaaaaaatttacataTGGATTCGAAGAATGAGTTGAACTTGTCAGCATATATACTATCAAGTAACATATCCAGTAGCAAACAACATCATCGGTAAGGATATTTACTGAGTAAGCACCGAAACAACGATGCCACCACCTTGAACTCCCATGTGCCAAAGAAACTCATAATCTTATCTAAAAAGACTATCAATTAAAAACCCCACGGAGACCTACATCTATGAATTAAAAGATTGTGTGCTAAATGGAATTTTGGAGTGCCACAATCAACTTTTGAAAATTGCTACTTAATACTATACCAATCAATCAAAGAAAACTCACCTCTGCATTAGCGTGCACAATCTCACTAAGTTCATAAGGAAGTAAAGAGTTGGATCTCTCCTGGATGGTCTTGACAGCATGGTGAGCAGCATCTTGAACAACAGGATCGTGCACCGGCACTGATTTCCAGCCAGCCACATCTTCTTCTGTAGAAGTAAAACCCACGTCTTGGAATTTCAGGACTCAATTTTACACATAAATCTAACCAACATGATTTGAACTACATAaagaaattatcaaatttgaatcaaataatcaacCCCTCAGTGTTCCAATAGCAATGGGTAGTGCTCAAAAACACATGAATAGTGTCAATGCTTAACTTCTTAATGTTTAAAGCAGTAACGAACAGAGTAAGTTGTGGATGCCCTTAGCATGTTCCTATTGGATTGAATCTAGTAGCACTacaattttactaaaattacaaCAGTAGCAAAGGAATTGATAATCTGAAATAGAGAAAGATacagaaaaattgaaaaagggGAAATGGATTAGGTCGGTTAAGGTACCCTTCTTAGCACCGAGATCGGATGAGGTAAAGGAAGGAACGTCCCCAACATGTTTAAACTCTTGAAGCTGCATAAAATCCTCCCATGGTTTAACCCAAATTTTGGCCTCATAAAGTTTCTTCTTCCCGGCGTCGGTAACTTCGAGGGTAAGGTGATGGATCGTGCCAGCGACCACTTGCTCTTGCGCCTTGACGACCCTGACTAGCTCAAGCAGCATATTCTGCCACACACAATACAATATATGTGTcaaattgaagagagagagagagagagagagagagagaagtgggGGGAGTGATACTGATACCTCTTTATTGTTGTGGTGATCAACGGCAAATTTGGCGAGAGAGTGGACATCGGCGTTGGAATCGCGTGGAGCGCCGAGAGTAGCCATGTTATCGGAGGGTTGATCGGAGCAAAACCCTAAATCGGAATGGGAATGGGAATGGgaaagagaggaagagaggGAATGGGCACCGAGTaagaagaacaagaagaaAGAGGGGTGTGTCATTGTCAATTGGATTTGAAGATAGCCTAATGCAAACGCGTGTTTTATTACTCTTTACTTTTCccaatttcttttgttttcttttatttaaatcacaCACTTCAAGGAAAAACGTACGATTATTTATTTACGAGCAAAGACCAAAATTGATCCCAaacaaattatcattttatattttttgtcctaaatattattttttggatttttggtctttaacatatgaaaatttgatcattttgatcCTCCATTAATATTTCCAGTTAAACTAACGATCAACGGATTTAAttccaattttgaccaaattaaacttttaattctgatttttttctccctaattatttttttttactcacaaattCAGACTCCAAAGACTCCTTAAACGCGAACTGAATATACCCATGACGTCCGACAACACTTTCCTAGCCAAACCTTTATGCGTCCTCGCCGGCGGCGCTGCCACCGCCGCATCCACACGGTCGTCGAGGAAATTGGGGGTTTGTTGTGGCGGGCCAATTTGTCCCTGCGCTTGGTCTTGGGGGAGTTGTTGAGAGACTCGACGGAGTTTAGTGGTCCTCGAAGGCTTCGATGGCTTGGTGGATGAGCTCGCGGTTGGGGGAGGAGTCCCAGTGGAACCAGAAGCTGGTGTAGTAGTGGAAGCAGTCGAAGAGGGGCGGGGAATTGTGGCGGCACTGCTTCTTGTGTGGGGGGGAGGAAGGAGGGATTGGTTGATTGGAGGGATCTGGTGAGCATGTAGGCCAGGACCTCTCGCTCTTccagagagagaaaggatACTAGAATGAGAATGGCGGCGGAGAGGAGGTTGAGGAGAGGGAAGCTGTCTACTGTGTTGGTGGGAGAGGAAGGGGAAGGAGATGAAGTGAAGGGGGGTGGATCTTGCCtttgtttcaaaataaattattttgaataattagaaaattaattatttttataaataattagggaattaattagggagtaaaatttcataattacaagtttaatttggtcaaaattgaaattaaactCGTTGActgttagtttttaacggaaatattgatggatgaccaaaatgatcaaatttccatatgtctaggatcaaaaaattcaaaagataatatttatgaccaaaaacgtaaaataaCTATATGTTCAGCACCAATTTTGGCttttactctttatttattagtgTCGTGagaatcttattttttaataccctctctcactcaaattttatcacgtttttctattttataataattcactttttactatgtTTTATAGAGGATCTAATATTCAACtgactcatattttatttataaaattaatatataaaagtaggattcactctatataaactttttcaacttactttctATTACATATAAAATCTATGACGGTGaaagtgtgacaaaatttgaaggacggaagaagtatatGTCACGATGGcataagatttttaaaaatgttactccctccacTTTGTGaacgacacgagttttaatataaaattagtaaaataagagaaaagggaaaaatgtaagaaagaagtagtgttagtggaatataaggtccatattattagtaagagagaagggaaaaaattaaaagataagttgttgaaaacatttcttttttgaatgTGCCATATTTTTCGATGACaaccaaaaatggcaaatgtgtcctatttttcgtggacggagggaatattattttatagtactccttccatttcatagtagtggagtcattttctatttcagGACGTTCCATTATTATACAGTCGTTTCCGTGTATAGcaaaaagtaatattttttctttcacttacttaattatctctacttttctttttcttttttcgtactttattatctcttcacaaaatatattaatatctttttcttaattttcgtgcTAAATAAAGTAACCCTACTACTATAAATGAATGaggtatattaaataaaagaaaaaaataatacatttatattaatataaaaaaatgtgaaatttattataaaatgtgcAAAATTAGATGAAAGATTACTTCCTTCATAATACCTATGGAGTGACTAGTGAGGatcacaaaaataacaataaataaaaataattttaaatgaaataaaccCAACATCCCCTTACCCTCCCGTATGTATCACCCTTGCCGCCCCCAAGCATAGCTGGGGGCAAGTACACATAGCTTTTACCTATTGGTAGAatattgaaacatttttttaatattttgttatattagtttaaattattaattttattttattaattgatttatgtcaTAAAGTATATACATGTTTTGGTATTGTAATCTACATcgcgtattgacattttcaatcTCGAATATTTTTGcactaaattattttgtatttcttttattac is drawn from Salvia hispanica cultivar TCC Black 2014 chromosome 6, UniMelb_Shisp_WGS_1.0, whole genome shotgun sequence and contains these coding sequences:
- the LOC125194271 gene encoding DNA polymerase delta subunit 4 — encoded protein: MASTGVKGFFREKKKGKPGAAKKSNKSASFGSDVVQPPALISHATLDLQEEYDEKEEVLRQFDMNMAYGPCIGMNRLDRWERANKFGLNPPAQVEKLLRMEKANGLCLWDGRA
- the LOC125194269 gene encoding BRD4-interacting chromatin-remodeling complex-associated protein; this translates as MEENKAQQQQQQLLQQQLLMQQIQRQKDAMSRFPSNIDAHLRPQGQAQAQHPSLLQSRPLTNPNPNPNSAPQQPNQLHPNPNSIPNPNPNSSSASTTVINQQQPHKASLQLAYQDAWRVCHPDFKRPFSSLEDACERLLPYHVVADYEAEEDDKILDTATTGQILSRSQQWDNNIAAKVAEFTATFEKQVLAFNIISRKRGLGEFRTEEKLMMEQFLLQEEKRSLLELRAEMDSRQKASRESHEANMRMAAMAHDQARAESQAHAEMMARAPIRGSALGSRGNSTISDMGEQEQEFHQDEIMNGWGSNAQKDDREPSEDFLNDDETENGDNALQSEWPEGGELDLNAR
- the LOC125194270 gene encoding cysteine proteinase inhibitor 6; the encoded protein is MTHPSFFLFFLLGAHSLSSSLSHSHSHSDLGFCSDQPSDNMATLGAPRDSNADVHSLAKFAVDHHNNKENMLLELVRVVKAQEQVVAGTIHHLTLEVTDAGKKKLYEAKIWVKPWEDFMQLQEFKHVGDVPSFTSSDLGAKKEEDVAGWKSVPVHDPVVQDAAHHAVKTIQERSNSLLPYELSEIVHANAEVVESSAKFDMLLKVKRGGKEEKFKVEVHKNDEGGFQLNKMDADH